In one window of Denticeps clupeoides chromosome 2, fDenClu1.1, whole genome shotgun sequence DNA:
- the LOC114777003 gene encoding histone acetyltransferase KAT6B-like isoform X1 yields the protein MVKLANPLYTEWILEAIQKIKRQKQRPSDERICHAVSALRGLDKSAVLEQLELSVLDGAVLKVTNKGSASYKDPGHAGRIASHNHVAAAAPSRESTWNPSDLRHVDWNRVLRRAIEGLDDCHGSSLKNIERFLRTQDDLSGVMENPAFRHRLRLAAKRAVSSGRLVKLGPRYRMSGAGGEDRGLRGLSLAPTSVTLLPHERDQTRADPIPICSFCLGTKESNRDRRPEDLLSCADCGSSGHPSCLKFSPELSANVKALRWQCIECKTCSSCRIQGKNAEDMLFCDSCDRGFHMECCDPPISRMPKGTWICQVCRPRERGLSLLHKKANQIKRRYAKPMGKACKKLKQRMSISRGDGSMIALAGRGSPGRGQSITVCTTLSSAHAASVKDVRSRLAAADPGWAARFTPPPTNSTPTSHTPPFTPAPASVPAAHTVNRKTKGLIDGLSKFFTPSPVGRRSRGDESGPARPGRPRKPRLPKLPSSHESASPCYSLSLVPPPAERSPPTSQSAPATSPNSSSSQSSAPSIGSVSTNSQLKGLFDGLSHIFTTQGQSRKKGLPSYAPPKRGHHRAGQSPRTPADSSAPKLLGKKPVKSRLLALPPSASGWGAPRGRPFKTVAHFLRSPFLKKHRLLGRLKYRPFSAPKGSPPPETGAKTSGRGDDGSEGQCQRRPDAQAGFVAVAKEHVTEEDVELFRRVQEISAQRSGSPLNPDTGGPYPAVIEFGAYEIQTWYSSPYPPEFSRLHKLYLCEFCLKYMRSKNILLRHMKKCGWFHPPANEIYRKDDLSVFEVDGNISKIFCQNLCLLAKLFLDHKTLYYDVEPFLFYILTQNDEKGCHLVGYFSKEKLCQQKYNVSCIMVLPQHQKQGFGRFLIDFSYLLSRQEGQAGSPEKPLSDLGRLSYLAYWKSVVLEHLYEQAERRVSVKGISRATGMCPHDIATTLQHLNMIDRQDGRVVIVRRLRLILKHVEQLRARPRQYEVDPDSLRWSPAVSLNAMLSEEEREAEMDAERLTEQASCWEKEERELYVSHSSRQPLTKVHCRNPYRRASRQSSGGDSSGSDDDEDYEGAPPILTKAQAMLGVKRKRTINLKRKRGRKRKRINSSVTTETISETTEVLDEPFENSEDERPMPLLERSSRLGEMSDEEKLTRPAKSRRGRPRRIQTGEDAGQKRRSEGSGLPEKAGNPRPVKRKKGWPKGVKRGPPKWRLKKERKLGFKLNLYTPPETPMEADHHIPAEEPREDPDEQRATAEERCEAGSAPGSSAADMEPLPSEPPSPDLASCKPGSPAASPEGSPAASPGHSPTPEESLKAPALVDHEQEDAENDREESEDPRTMAEDEDEEEDEQPRILDDQDADDEDDSHNDSAVTERDPPGEGTNEPPGAFLGSGDHNNAPLAPDNQAVPSSLAPSPRTPGNREEMAAEFGPTASSEVEEEDEDEEEEENNITSPAPQELQTPAARSSLKDPPLCQEIDSETAQAVQSLTHEAEQQDAGYQDCAETREACRSLQTALEGGYAQVEQSPQVAPPMEDFGQSAHSSPISSVHSHPSQSVRSVSSPAITALEGGYTQISPEHQGGAISVPSLHNMETSPMMDVPSVSDHSQQVVDSGFSDLGSIESTTENYENPSSYDSTLGGSGGGGICGVASTQSSCSYSGLAQSGLAQSGLAQSSCAVTQQMASVGGGCGLIQPNALSSPQHCNVKSPQACVAERPPSTSQHSQLVPHGPRPQHGPPSQHAPQPQHRQHASQSQHAPHLHHQHALHGHAQHGLHFPQQQQCALPGNFSAPVQLADISESGGANLSLYERFNQGEYGGGHYPQPSATFSLAKLQQLTNTLMDHPLPFNHSAAPHPMTSYANSASMSSQLNTPNLVPLAQSAHAVPGGPQVQGSMTPAPPNLSSPPPPPMMLQRNMAASNMAIPPSQRIQAQVGSSSKGHVAIRSKSAAALPHAHPHHHHHHHAHTHHSTHPSHAHQQQQMYARGAPQSVPMQAPGRTLAMSRMNMGAVNIMPAPAYNVNSMNMNVPALNGMNGYRVSQSMMNSGYHGNHAYINQSPQYSMQMGMVGGQPYPQQPMQAPPHGNMMYPPAGHHGYMNTGMSKQPLKGPFMRR from the exons ATGGTGAAACTCGCGAACCCTCTGTACACGGAGTGGATCTTGGAAGCAATACAGAAGATCAAGCGGCAGAAGCAGCGCCCGTCGGACGAGCGGATATGCCACGCCGTGTCCGCGCTGCGCGGCCTGGACAAGAGCGCCGTCCTGGAGCAGTTGGAATTAAGCGTCCTGGACGGCGCCGTCCTCAAGGTTACCAACAAGGGCAGCGCGTCGTACAAAGACCCGGGCCACGCCGGGCGGATCGCGTCGCACAATCACGTGGCGGCCGCCGCGCCGTCCAGGGAGTCTACGTGGAATCCCAGCGACCTGCGGCACGTGGACTGGAATAGGGTCCTCAGGCGGGCCATCGAGGGCCTGGACGACTGTCACGGCTCCTCCCTGAAGAACATCGAGAGGTTCCTGCGGACCCAGGACGACCTGTCGGGCGTCATGGAGAACCCGGCGTTCCGGCACCGGCTGCGGCTGGCCGCCAAGCGGGCCGTCAGCAGCGGCCGCCTGGTGAAGCTGGGCCCGCGGTACCGGATGAGCGGCGCCGGCGGCGAGGACAGGGGGCTGAGGGGACTGAGCCTGGCGCCGACGTCCGTCACGCTGCTTCCGCACGAGCGCGACCAG accCGGGCCGACCCGATTCCGATATGCAGTTTCTGTCTGGGAACAAAGGAGTCCAACCGGGACAGGAGACCAGAGGACCTCCTGTCCTGCGCCGACTGTGGGAGCAGTG GGCACCCGTCGTGTCTGAAGTTCTCCCCCGAGCTGTCGGCGAACGTGAAGGCGCTCAGGTGGCAGTGCATCGAGTGCAAGACCTGCAGCTCCTGTCGAATACAGGGCAAGAACGCG GAGGACATGCTGTTTTGCGATTCCTGCGACCGCGGGTTCCACATGGAGTGCTGTGACCCTCCCATCTCGCGGATGCCTAAAG gCACGTGGATCTGCCAAGTCTGCAGGCCGAGGGAGAGGGGGCTGTCCCTGCTGCATAAGAAGGCCAATCAGATCAAGCGGCGCTACGCCAAGCCAATGGGGAAAGCCTGCAAGAAGCTCAAGCAAAGAAT GTCTATATCCAGGGGTGACGGCTCCATGATTGCACTGGCAGGAAGGGGGTCACCTGGTAGGGGTCAATCAATCACAGTCTGTACCACACTCTCATCTGCTCATGCCGCATCTGTGAAGGATGTCCGAAGCAGATTGGCTGCCGCAGACCCCGGTTGGGCGGCCCGTTTCACCCCTCCCCCCACAAACTCCACCCCCACTTCCCACACCCCCCCCTTCACGCCCGCACCCGCCTCCGTCCCGGCCGCACACACGGTTAACAGGAAAACCAAAGGGCTCATCGACGGCCTCTCCAAGTTCTTCACGCCGTCGCCGGTGGGCCGCAGGTCGCGGGGAGACGAGTCCGGCCCCGCCCGGCCCGGCCGACCCAGGAAGCCACGCCTCCCGAAGCTTCCGTCCAGCCACGAGTCTGCCTCCCCGTGCTATAGCCTGTCCCTCGTCCCCCCACCGGCCGAGCGTAGCCCCCCGACCTCCCAGTCCGCCCCCGCCACGTCCCCCAACAGCTCGTCCAGTCAGTCTAGCGCCCCGTCCATAGGCAGCGTCTCCACCAACAGCCAGCTGAAGGGGCTCTTCGACGGACTCTCGCATATCTTTACCACTCAGGGACAATCTCGGAAAAAGGGACTCCCAAGTTACGCCCCGCCCAAGCGGGGGCACCACCGCGCAGGGCAGTCGCCGCGGACCCCCGCCGACAGCTCCGCCCCTAAGCTGCTGGGAAAGAAGCCTGTTAAGAGCAGGCTGCTGGCCCTCCCTCCGTCTGCATCCGGGTGGGGCGCGCCCAGGGGCCGGCCCTTTAAGACGGTCGCCCACTTCCTGCGTAGCCCCTTCCTGAAAAAGCACCGGCTGCTAGGCAGGTTAAAATATAGGCCCTTCTCCGCTCCGAAAGGGAGCCCCCCTCCGGAAACGGGCGCCAAGACCAGCGGGCGCGGCGACGATG GCAGCGAGGGCCAGTGCCAGAGGCGGCCCGACGCCCAGGCGGGATTCGTGGCCGTTGCTAAGGAGCACGTGACTGAGGAGGATGTGGAGCTGTTCCGACGGGTGCAGGAGATCTCCGCCCAG agATCCGGGAGCCCTCTGAACCCAGACACCGGTGGGCCGTACCCTGCGGTCATCGAGTTTGGCGCGTATGAGATTCAGACGTGGTACTCGTCGCCGTACCCGCCCGAGTTCTCCAG GTTGCATAAGCTTTACTTGTGCGAGTTCTGCCTAAAGTACATGAGAAGTAAGAACATCCTGCTGAGACACATGAAGAAGTGCGGATGGTTCCACCCGCCGGCCAATGAGATTTACCGAAAGGACgatctgtctgtgtttgag GTGGACGGCAACATCAGCAAAATATTCTGCCAGAACCTCTGCCTCCTGGCCAAGCTGTTCCTGGACCACAAGACCCTGTACTACGACGTGGAGCCGTTCCTCTTCTACATCCTCACCCAGAACGACGAGAAGGGCTGTCACCTCGTCGGCTACTTCTCCAAG GAGAAGCTCTGCCAGCAGAAGTACAACGTCTCCTGTATCATGGTGCTGCCCCAACACCAGAAGCAGGGATTCGGCAGGTTCCTGATCGATTTCA GTTACCTTCTCTCGAGGCAAGAAGGACAAGCCGGCTCCCCGGAGAAGCCGCTGTCAGATCTGGGCCGCCTGTCCTACCTGGCGTACTGGAAAAGCGTGGTCCTGGAGCATCTGTACGAGCAGGCGGAGCGGCGCGTCAGCGTGAAAGGCATCAGCAGGGCCACGGGGATGTGCCCGCACGACATCGCCACCACGCTGCAGCACCTCAACATGATCGACCGGCAGGACGGCAG GGTGGTGATCGTCCGACGGCTCCGGCTGATCCTGAAGCACGTGGAGCAGCTGCGGGCGCGGCCTCGGCAGTACGAAGTCGACCCGGACTCGCTGCGGTGGTCACCTGCGGTGTCGCTCAACGCCATGCTGTCCGAGGAGGAGCGCGAGGCCGAAATGGAC GCCGAGCGACTGACTGAACAGGCCAGCTGCTGGGAGAAGGAGGAGCGGGAGCTCTACGTCAGCCACAGCAGCCGGCAGCCGCTCACCAAGGTCCACTGCCGGAACCCGTACCGCCGGGCGAGCCGGCAGAGCAGCGGCGGCGACAGCAGCGGGAGCGACGACGACGAGGACTACGAGGGCGCGCCGCCCATCCTCACCAAGGCGCAGGCCATGCTCGGGGTCAAGAGGAAG AGAACAATCAACCTCAAGCGGAAGAGAGGTCGCAAGCGGAAAAGGATCAATAGCAGCGTCACCACCGAGACCATCTCCGAGACGACCGAGGTTCTCGACGAACCGTTCGAGAACTCTGAGGACGAGAGGCCCATGCCTCTTCTGGAACGTTCCAGCAGATTGGGCGAAATGAGTGACGAGGAGAAGCTCACGAGGCCAGCCAAGAGCCGCCGGGGTCGGCCGAGGCGCATACAAACCGGCGAGGACGCTGGCCAGAAACGTCGGAGCGAAG GTTCTGGCCTTCCAGAGAAGGCAGGAAACCCTCGTCCAGTCAAACGCAAGAAGGGCTGGCCCAAGGGTGTGAAGCGAGGTCCCCCGAAGTGGAGGCTGAAGAAAGAGAGGAAGCTGGGCTTCAAGCTCAACCTCTACACCCCCCCGGAGACGCCGATGGAGGCCGATCACCACATCCCGGCCGAGGAGCCGAGAGAGGACCCGGACGAGCAGCGGGCCACCGCCGAGGAGCGCTGCGAGGCCGGCTCCGCCCCTGGTTCCAGCGCCGCGGACATGGAGCCGCTTCCCTCCGAGCCCCCGAGTCCAGACCTGGCCTCCTGTAAACCCGGCTCGCCTGCGGCGTCACCCGAGGGCTCGCCCGCGGCGTCGCCGGGACACTCCCCCACTCCAGAGGAGAGCCTGAAAGCCCCTGCCTTGGTTGACCATGAACAGGAGGATGCTGAGAACGACCGCGAGGAATCGGAGGACCCCAGAACAATGGCGGAGGATGAGgacgaagaggaggacgagCAGCCTCGTATCTTGGACGACCAGGACGCGGACGACGAGGACGACAGCCACAACGACTCTGCCGTCACTGAGAGAGACCCGCCCGGCGAAGGGACGAATGAGCCGCCCGGCGCTTTTTTAGGCTCTGGGGACCACAACAATGCACCACTGGCTCCAGATAACCAGGCGGTACCCAGCAGCCTGGCTCCGTCGCCAAGGACGCCTGGCAACCGGGAAGAGATGGCAGCGGAGTTCGGCCCCACTGCCAGCTCGGAGgttgaggaggaggacgaggacgaagaggaggaggagaacaacATTACCAGTCCTGCTCCTCAAGAGCTCCAGACGCCAGCGGCTCGCTCTTCGCTCAAAGACCCCCCCTTGTGCCAGGAGATCGACTCCGAGACGGCACAAGCGGTTCAGTCCCTTACCCACGAGGCCGAGCAGCAGGATGCCGGCTACCAGGACTGTGCGGAGACCCGCGAAGCCTGCCGGAGCCTGCAGACGGCGCTGGAGGGGGGGTACGCCCAGGTGGAGCAGAGCCCCCAGGTTGCGCCGCCGATGGAGGATTTTGGCCAGTCGGCTCACAGCAGCCCCATCTCGTCCGTCCACTCCCACCCGAGCCAGTCGGTGCGCTCCGTCAGCAGTCCCGCCATCACGGCGCTGGAAGGGGGCTACACGCAGATCAGCCCCGAACACCAGGGCGGCGCCATTTCCGTCCCGTCCCTGCACAACATGGAGACCAGCCCCATGATGGACGTCCCGTCCGTGTCGGACCACTCCCAGCAGGTGGTGGACAGCGGCTTCAGCGACCTGGGCAGCATCGAGAGCACCACCGAGAACTACGAGAACCCCAGCAGCTACGACTCCACGCTGGGTGGCAGCGGCGGCGGGGGCATCTGCGGCGTGGCTTCCACTCAGAGCAGCTGCTCCTACAGCGGCCTCGCCCAGAGCGGCCTCGCCCAGAGCGGCCTCGCCCAGAGCAGCTGCGCCGTCACCCAGCAGATGGCCAGCGTGGGCGGAGGGTGCGGCCTGATCCAGCCCAACGCCCTGAGCTCGCCGCAGCACTGCAACGTCAAATCGCCGCAGGCCTGCGTCGCCGAGCGGCCGCCCAGCACCAGCCAGCACAGCCAGCTCGTCCCGCACGGGCCACGCCCCCAACACGGCCCTCCGTCGCAGCACGCCCCTCAACCCCAACACCGGCAGCACGCCTCGCAGTCCCAGCACGCGCCGCACCTGCACCACCAACACGCGCTACACGGCCACGCCCAGCACGGCCTCCACttcccccagcagcagcagtgcgcGCTGCCCGGCAACTTCTCCGCCCCGGTGCAGCTGGCCGACATCTCGGAGTCGGGCGGGGCCAACCTCAGCCTCTACGAGCGCTTTAACCAGGGCGAGTACGGAGGGGGTCATTACCCCCAACCGTCGGCGACCTTCAGCCTGGCGAAGCTCCAGCAGCTCACCAACACGCTGATGGACCACCCGCTGCCCTTCAACCACTCCGCGGCGCCGCACCCCATGACCTCCTACGCCAACAGCGCCTCCATGTCCTCCCAGCTCAACACTCCCAACCTGGTCCCCCTGGCGCAGTCCGCCCACGCGGTCCCGGGGGGGCCCCAGGTGCAGGGGTCCATGACCCCGGCTCCACCGAacctttcctctcctcctcctccgcccatGATGCTCCAGCGAAACATGGCGGCGTCCAACATGGCCATCCCGCCGTCCCAGCGGATCCAGGCGCAGGTGGGCTCCTCCTCAAAAGGTCACGTGGCCATCCGCTCCAAGTCTGCAGCAGCGCTGCCTCACGcccatcctcaccaccaccaccaccaccacgcccACACGCACCACTCGACGCACCCCAGCCAcgcccaccagcagcagcagatgtacGCCCGCGGGGCTCCCCAGTCTGTGCCCATGCAGGCCCCGGGCAGGACGCTGGCCATGTCGCGCATGAACATGGGCGCGGTCAACATCATGCCGGCGCCGGCGTACAACGTCAACTCCATGAACATGAACGTCCCCGCCCTCAACGGCATGAACGGCTACCGCGTGAGCCAGTCCATGATGAACAGCGGCTACCACGGCAACCACGCCTACATCAACCAGTCGCCGCAGTACTCTATGCAAATGGGAATGGTGGGCGGCCAGCCATACCCCCAGCAGCCCATGCAGGCTCCGCCCCACGGCAACATGATGTACCCGCCCGCTGGCCACCACGGGTACATGAACACGGGCATGTCCAAGCAACCCCTCAAAGGCCCTTTCATGAGGCGGTAG